Proteins from one Chaetodon auriga isolate fChaAug3 chromosome 19, fChaAug3.hap1, whole genome shotgun sequence genomic window:
- the cldn5b gene encoding claudin-5b, translating into MLAACLEFLGLALCVTGSLLVMVACGLPMWKVTAFIDSNIVVAQTIWDGLWMSCVVQSTGQMQCKVHDSVLALAQDLQTARALTVISAVLGVVALTVTVAGAQCTNCIKDETVKARVVNAGGVIYIISGLFVLVPLCWMANNIIVDFHNPQVPPSKKREIGAAIYIGWAATALLLLGGTLLCCSFSQGVRGAYPIKYAPTKTITANGDFDKKYYV; encoded by the coding sequence ATGCTCGCTGCATGCTTGGAGTTCCTCGGCTTGGCGCTGTGCGTCACGGGCTCGCTGCTGGTGATGGTCGCGTGCGGGCTGCCGATGTGGAAGGTGACCGCGTTCATCGACTCCAACATCGTGGTGGCTCAGACCATCTGGGACGGGCTGTGGATGTCCTGCGTTGTGCAGAGCACCGGTCAGATGCAGTGCAAAGTCCACGACTCGGTCCTGGCCCTGGCGCAGGACCTGCAGACGGCTCGCGCCCTCACGGTCATCTCCGCCGTGCTGGGGGTCGTCGCCCTCACGGTGACGGTCGCCGGGGCGCAGTGCACCAACTGCATCAAGGATGAGACGGTGAAGGCGAGGGTGGTGAACGCCGGAGGGGTCATCTACATCATCAGCGGGCTGTTCGTGCTGGTCCCGCTCTGCTGGATGGCCAACAACATCATAGTGGACTTCCACAACCCGCAGGTGCCCCCGTCCAAGAAGAGGGAGATCGGGGCCGCGATCTACATCGGCTGGGCCGCCAccgcgctgctgctgctcggcgggaccctgctgtgctgctccttCTCTCAGGGGGTGAGGGGCGCCTATCCCATCAAATACGCCCCCACCAAGACGATCACAGCCAACGGGGACTTCGACAAGAAGTATTACGTGTAA